The region GGGTCTACGACTTGCATGTGATACAAGTGATTCTGTCAGTGTTGATGTGCTGATAGGAGCAGATTATTACTGATCGTTCTTTACTGGGAACATCATTAAAGGAGATCCCTATGGACCAGTAGCCCTTGAAACCAATTTAGGTTGGGTTTTATCAGGACCAACTATGTGCTCAACATTGACAAGGTCATGCACTGTGAATCTGAGTTCCACGCATGTGTTAAAGATAGAGTCCACAGAGATAAGTGATATGAAGGATGAtctgcagaaattttgggacTTAGAAACTTTGGGCATTAAGGAACATGAAACTTCAGTctatgacaagttttcaaatgacatcaCATTTACTGGAAAGAGATACTAGGTCAAGTTACCATTCAAGGATAATCGCCCCATGTTACCAGACAATTATACAGTGGCATTGCGTAGACTGACAACAACAATCAAGAAGCTCAAGAACCAACCAGAAATTCTGAAGCAGTATGATGGTGTGATTAGAGAGCAACTGCAGAGTGGTGTGGTTGAAATGGTACCACAAGATCAAATACCACCGCCTGGAGATGTCCACTATCTTCCACACAGGACAgtagtgagacttgacagagaTACAACTAAGGTGAGAGTTGTATACGATGCCTCATCTAAAGTGTTTGGGCCTAGTTTAAATGACTGTCTGCACATTGGACCTTCTCTTAATCCCTTGTTATTTGACATTTTGCTGAGGTTCAGAGTCCATGAAGTTGCCCTAACTGCAGACATTGAGAAGGCGTTTTTGAACATTGAGATTGATCCTGAACACAGGGACTTTGTGAGATTTTTATGGGTTGAAGATCCGAATAAGGAAAGTCCAGAAGTCATGGTACTACGTTTTGCACGTGTGGTATTTGGTGTAAACTCAAGTCCTTTCATTCTAAATGCCACAATCAGACACCATTTGAACACATGTTTGCCAGTGGACAGTGCACTTGCAAGAGAGCTGTTGAAGTCTTTATATGTTGATGACTATGTGTCTGGAAATGGTGACGTGGATAGTGCGTTCAAATTGGCTAAGGAGATAAAGCTCTGTCTTAAGTCAGGAGGCTTCAATATGAGAAAGTGGAGTAGCAATCCAGAAAGTCTGCTGAAATCACTGGAACAAGATGAAGCTTTCAGTGATGACTTTGAAAAGAGCAATGGACCTagagtagaagaagaagacgaaagcTTCTCTAAATCAGTTTTCAAGCAAAGTACAGAAAAGGAGCAAAAGGTTTTGGGAATGCTTTGGAACCCAACCCAAGATGAACTGATTAATGATCTGAACAAGACATTGGGAGATGTAGATGCCCAACCAGCAACAAGAAGATTGATTCTCAGTACAGCTACAAGGTTTTTTGACCCCTTGGGGTTGATAGCTCCGGTCATTCTTCCATTCAAGATGATGTTTCAGAAACTTTGCAAGGCTGGAaaggactgggacgagttggTCGATGCTGAACTCAATCACCAGTGGCTGGCGACTCTATCGGATTTGAGACAGGCTGGAAGAGTGAGCTTTAAGAGATGTTATGCTAAGGGATTGAATGGAGACAAGGTCAATTCAGTCCAACTTCACTGTTTTGCTGACGCATCGGAAAAGGCTTATGGAGCTGTGGTCTACATGAGAGTAGAGTATGAGGCGAGGGTGGAATGTCAGATAGTATCTTCGAAGACAAGAGTTGCACCATTAGCTAAACAAACTATCCCTCGTCTGGAGTTGCTGTCCAACTTAACTGCGACCAGATTGTTGAACAGCGTGAGTCAAGCATTAGACGGCGTAAAAATTGACGATATTTTTAACTGGACAGATTCCATGATTTCGCTGTGGTGGATCACAAACACAGATAAGGAGTACAAGCAGTTTGTCGAGAACCGAGTGGCCGAAATTCGAAGGAATTCACGCCCTGAGCAGTGGAGGTACTGTCCCACAGCAGACAATCTAGCTGATATAGCGTCCAGAGGAATCAAGTCTACTGAGTTGAAAGAAAGCAGCCTGTGGTTACATGGACCCGACTTCCTGTCTAAGAGTAGTGAACAGTGGCCAGTTCAACCGACAGTTGTACAAGTCAGAGAAGATTTAAGCGAACTGAAATCGTTTAAACCAGCTGTTTCCGGCTTAGTCACCACGTGCGTTCAAGGGAAGGAAGAAGAAGCGAGTCTAGATAACTTAATCAATCTTGAGAACTTTAGTTCTTTAACCAAGCTTCTAAGAGTGACTGTGTTGGTTGTGttgtttattgagaaattgAAGAGGACGAGGTGCAGAGAAGGAACGGAAGAAGATTTTACGAAATTGTACAGACAAGCAGAGATGATGTGGATTAGGCACGTTCAGCAAGAGATCCCAAAAAGCGACAAGTATCCACAGAGGAAGTCATTATTAGGACTTTATCGAGACGAAGAAGGGATACTACGATGTCGAGGAAGAATAGGCATGTCTTCTCTACCGTACGATACACGATTTCCGATACTGTTGCCGAGAAGTCAATATTTCACTAAGTTGGTGATTCTCAAGTGCCATGATCAAGTGATGCACAATGGAGTGGCAAAGACCTTGGTTCAAGTTAGGTCACGGTATTGGATTGTGAAGGGCAGACAAACGGTGAAGAGTATAATCAACAAGTGTGTACtgtgcaagaaacttgaaggtcGTCCATATGGAACGCCACCTACCTCTCAACTTCCAGGGTTCAGATTGTCCGACGAATTTGTATTTACAAGTATAGGAGTTGACTTTGCGGGCCCTGTTTATTTCAAGGACATTTATCACAAGAGTGATGATATGAACAAGGCATACATCGTGTTATACACTTGTGCCTCCAGTCGTGCAGTTCATCTCGACGTCGTCCCGAGGTTGACAACCGAAGCTTTCGTGAGAAGTTTTAAAAGGTTCATTGCCAGACGAGGTGTTCCAAATCTTGTAGTGTCAGATATTGGATCCACTTTCAAGAGTGAAGAGCTGAAGAAGTTGCTAGCAGACCACCGCATAGAATGGAAATGTAATGTCGCGTTAGCTCCTTGGTGGGGAGGATTTTTTGAACGTCTCGTTAGATCAACTAAACTGTCTCAAGAAAACCGTAGGAACCGCGAGAGTCAGCTATGAAGAATTGCTCTCTGTTGTTGTGGAAATAGAGGGAATACTGAATTCACGACCTCTCACGTACGTGGATGATGAATTACGAAGTCCGTTGACGCCGTCACAATTGGTTATTGGTCGTCGCCTGTTGAGTAAAGAAGACAAAACTCCCTCGGAAGCGCCTCAGACCAGAAGTGAATTGTCAAGACGTGCGAAGTATCTGACAACTGTTCTGTCGCAGTTTTGGAGACGTTGGCAGAAGGAGTACTTGACAGAGTTACGTGTCCATCATAATTGCCAACTGAAAAACAGGCAACCAACTGTCAATGTAGGAGACGTTGTTTGCATTCACAAGGACAGGACGCCGAgactattttggaatatgggaGTGGTCAAAGCCCTCATTACAGGACGAGATGGATTTCACCGAGCAGCAGTGGTGAGAACTCGAAGTGGAGATCGAGTAATCGACGTGACAAGACCCTTAAAGAAGTTGTTTCCTGTAGAAACTGGGTTAGGAGTACATGAACGTCAGAAAGGGAACACTGATTTTCCAATAACCTTTGTGGGAAACGCTGAACAAGAACACGTAGCTGAACATTAAGGAttgcaaaataaacaatgatgaactctctctctcttttttttttttttttctgtttctgtcGCTACGAACTTCAGTCGTTAATTGTTGATTGACCCTTGTCAATCAAGGAGGGGAGTgtgttaaaaatagatttgacataaataagcatacattacgtgtggcgggaagaaagtcacgtgTAAAAGAAGGACTTATAGTCTGAGTGTTGATCGATCGTCGGATCGCTTCGAGTGTCAAGTTGAGTATTGAGTGTTAGATTTCAACCGTGCTTAAGGCCTGAAACGGTCGAGTGAAGtggtaattcgtatggaaaattgtaaagagattattcaccaggaaatgaattaaatataccataaagATTCATTACAGTGATCATAAAATACAAATACACATTTGACGTACATCCTCATGATTGGCAACTCTCAGCTAACTGCAATAATCTTTCTAACCTTCATTTCAGGGTCAAATATGCAAAACTTAACCCTTGACTGCCACACCAGTTGCTGCCTTGGGAAACGGCGGCCATCTCGGATTTGCTTTATCATTTAAAAACTGTTAGATGAAACTGATAAACTCTTGAAATTAACATCAAAAGCCTTTTATTGTCATCATTTCGGTTACTCTCATCCCTTAACTCGCCACAGTTATCGTCGGTTTCATCCTCCGACTCTTCCGAACTATCAGCGCCAGCCATGTTCAGAAAACCTCCTTCGAAATTCGAATCTCATCAACTCTGAATTCAAACTGCTGTAACTCGGATGTTCTACCAATGAGCTCGAAGCCGAGACTAGGAGACAACTGAAGGAAATTCGCTGGCATTCAACTGCGCTCAGATAGTCGCTCAGATGACAGTTGTCTTGCATTATGATATGACGGCAATTATAACTCTgatgtgggaggcgcggtggcctcatggttagtgtgcgtAAAACTCGCGTATATATAAGAATctagatttttcaaaattagCCCAAATAGGTTCGTATAGAAATGGTATTTAGTCGGATTTTAGGCTACTTAGGttcttaaataggttcttaaTTTGATAGAGATCAGCACAGAGAACTACTACAGGGCATATGTGATCAGTATGAGATATATTCCTGTGTTAAATAATTATCTAGAATACAATTTAGATAACCATACAgtaaatttatattttcaaaGTACTAGCATGCATGCCAGCCTATTGAAAATTTTAGGCTCAATAGCTTCTTATGAAAAAGggctttaaaatgaaaattttaactTAACAGGCTCTTAAGTTTTAGGTTCTTATACGTTTGGTTTTTATTGCATATCATGTTCGGGAGGGAAAATGCCGGGAGATACTTGCTACGACATGCCACTGTACAATCCGAAGTAAATGAAGATATGGTGTGAGCTCTTGCATTAAACCAGGGTTGCCAcggtcagggaaaagtcagggaaaaacaaaaatttttcaagatcagggaaaagtcagggaattttgcAAAAGGTCAGGGAAAATCTCAGTTGTTGTCAaagtcagtgaaaagtcagggaatttatCCTTTAGTAGTACAAAGCGTTCATTGCAGAGGTGCAGAAGTACCACAAAGATGAATTTGTTGCCTACAACTCAGACCAAGGTCTTGACTTCTTTCTCTTGACTCTCATTGGAGAGAAGCCAGAGTATTCCAAACTGtgggaaattttcaaaatcttgcTTATACTTTCCCATGGTCAGTCATGTGTTGAAAGAGGGTTCTCTGATAATAAAGACATCTTAAGCAGCAATATGCAAGATCAAACCTTAATTTCCTATCGGATGGCATATGATGGTATAAAGAATCAAGATGGTCCTGTAGAAGACTCTGTAACAAAGGAACGTCTGGTATCTTGCAGACATGCTCAAGCAAGATACCAGAGCTGCTTAAAtcagaaaatgaaaacagaaGAGGCCAGTGGAAAAGAGAAGAGGAAGAAAGAAGTACAGGAGGAGCTTTAGTCATCAAGGAAGAAGCAGGAGAGACTTGAGAAAATGGTTCAGGAACTTACTAAAGAAGCAGATGAACTTGCCACAGAGGttgaaacaaaacacaaaatggAATTGTTAGTGACACCAAATGCCATGCATTCAAAATCCCGTGAAAAACGTAAAGAGattgaaaatgaagagaagaatATTGATGGTTTGCAGGAGAAACTGAAGCTAATGTAAAAGCGGATTTCACTTATTTCATAATTCGCGTAATGCAAggtcagtgaaaattgttttgaggtcagtgaaaagtcagggaaaagtcagggagTTTTTTTAGTTCTAATGAGTGGCAACCCTGTTAAACAGCAAGATGTATCACACAGCTGCATATAACCGAAATgcaatttttgaatattttccACCTTTTAGAGAACAAGTCATTCACATGAGCAAATATCTCATTATCAGCAATTTTTATTTGCATGGGGCAAGATTTTCAGCAAATGTACGTAGCATATAACCTTGAGGaaataggtcatttccgagttcacgtctgcctcctcttcaaggcgagtctaagtgcgaagttttcctTATCAGTGAAAATTAGAActaattaacatcacaaaaactttccacttagactcgctttgaagaggaggcagacatgaactcggaaatggcctaatatTTCCTTTGGGGTGTGTCCTACTTTCTCCATTATCAGTCACAGGCCGTTTCAAACGTTGCGCTTCTCCCGTTTCAGGAACTGAATCAATCGATAAATTCAAATTATAATAGATAAAAAATCGTAAAAGTCCAAAACACTGAACCGGCTAATTTTAGCTTATAGCGAAGAATAGAGACAAAACTTGCTTTTGCTGCATCTTTAGGATACGAAAACCCTTTTTCTTTTATAGACGATTACCTGCAAGTGTTGTGACTGAGTCGAACCTGCCTTTGGCATGTTGTATATGAAAGATGAAATATCGTATGCGACCCATCTTTCCTCAGTACTGTAAGTCTCAATGCCAACTGAACACAAGAGAGGATCCTCTCTTGTGATCCTCTCTTGTGCCAATAGAGGACAATGCACCCGTAAAACAGACTTTTGACGTCTTCCAACCTCTAAGTTAGGCAACTGAAGGGTCTTAGAGACTTCACTGACAGCAACCGAAAGTCAACGTGTTTCTTGATACAACGTTCCGTATAAAATAAACTCTTAGGCAACATTTTCGTGTCGAAGCACGACAGAGAAAACAATTCAGTTCTGTTTGTTGCGTCACCCGTGGTGACGTCCACCGACCGGGCGCCGGGCTGCTCAAAGATTTACCGTAGTAGGTGATCACACAGCTCGCCAACAATAATAATCGTCGttgcaaagta is a window of Montipora foliosa isolate CH-2021 chromosome 5, ASM3666993v2, whole genome shotgun sequence DNA encoding:
- the LOC138002582 gene encoding uncharacterized protein, which translates into the protein MLPDNYTVALRRLTTTIKKLKNQPEILKQYDGVIREQLQSGVVEMVPQDQIPPPGDVHYLPHRTVVRLDRDTTKVRVVYDASSKVFGPSLNDCLHIGPSLNPLLFDILLRFRVHEVALTADIEKAFLNIEIDPEHRDFVRFLWVEDPNKESPEVMVLRFARVVFGVNSSPFILNATIRHHLNTCLPVDSALARELLKSLYVDDYVSGNGDVDSAFKLAKEIKLCLKSGGFNMRKWSSNPESLLKSLEQDEAFSDDFEKSNGPRVEEEDESFSKSVFKQSTEKEQKVLGMLWNPTQDELINDLNKTLGDVDAQPATRRLILSTATRFFDPLGLIAPVILPFKMMFQKLCKAGKDWDELVDAELNHQWLATLSDLRQAGRVSFKRCYAKGLNGDKVNSVQLHCFADASEKAYGAVVYMRVEYEARVECQIVSSKTRVAPLAKQTIPRLELLSNLTATRLLNSVSQALDGVKIDDIFNWTDSMISLWWITNTDKEYKQFVENRVAEIRRNSRPEQWRYCPTADNLADIASRGIKSTELKESSLWLHGPDFLSKSSEQWPVQPTVVQVREDLSELKSFKPAVSGLVTTCVQGKEEEASLDNLINLENFSSLTKLLRVTVLVVLFIEKLKRTRCREGTEEDFTKLYRQAEMMWIRHVQQEIPKSDKYPQRKSLLGLYRDEEGILRCRGRIGMSSLPYDTRFPILLPRSQYFTKLVILKCHDQVMHNGVAKTLVQVRSRYWIVKGRQTVKSIINKCVLCKKLEGRPYGTPPTSQLPGFRLSDEFVFTSIGVDFAGPVYFKDIYHKSDDMNKAYIVLYTCASSRAVHLDVVPRLTTEAFVRSFKRFIARRGVPNLVVSDIGSTFKSEELKKLLADHRIEWKYQLNCLKKTVGTARVSYEELLSVVVEIEGILNSRPLTYVDDELRSPLTPSQLVIGRRLLSKEDKTPSEAPQTRSELSRRAKYLTTVLSQFWRRWQKEYLTELRVHHNCQLKNRQPTVNVGDVVCIHKDRTPRLFWNMGVVKALITGRDGFHRAAVVRTRSGDRVIDVTRPLKKLFPVETGLGVHERQKGNTDFPITFVGNAEQEHVAEH